The Ranitomeya imitator isolate aRanImi1 chromosome 6, aRanImi1.pri, whole genome shotgun sequence genome window below encodes:
- the LOC138641949 gene encoding solute carrier family 22 member 13-like isoform X2 — MTLNQMTMTDFGEILKNVGEFGRFQKFLVFMLCFLNFFNAFYMFGQVFMAISVPHHCNTSWILENSPNITEEDQLNLTIPRTEHGSYEQCVMYTPVDWDLESIQRYGLNDSEDCRNGWVYDTSQQKSTLVIEFDLVCHRKEQTELCQSIYMLGLLLGSIIFGHLGDRSGRRPVILISTLLMLAFGLGAAFVAEFYVFMVLRCFVGIAMAGILINNVVLVAEWVGPSQRAYATITGHVCFAIGLMVLAGIGYAIRNWRLLQIACAAPTALLVFYIWFANSLVYYGLSLNVGSFGLNIYLTQLIFGAVEIPARIGSMFTAQFFGRRLSQSLFLLLGGTACLIITAIPKQLSVGITVLAVIGKFATASSYSICYIYAAELFPTIIRQNGVGLCSMTARLAGIIAPLISLLDKYHPAIPMAIYGSGPIIGGLFCFLLPETLGKNLQDHTFEVNNIPRSDSLPKDNLSNSHTLNGESEEKKSTQL; from the exons ATGACTTTGAATCAGATGACAATGACAGACTTTGGTGAAATCCTAAAAAATGTTGGGGAATTTGGTCGTTTTCAGAAATTTTTGGTATTCATGTTGTGTTTCCTTAATTTTTTCAATGCCTTCTATATGTTTGGACAAGTATTTATGGCAATCTCTGTACCTCACCACTGCAACACCAGCTGGATCCTGGAGAACAGCCCCAATATCACCGAGGAGGACCAGCTGAATTTAACCATCCCACGTACTGAACACGGAAGCTATGAGCAATGTGTCATGTACACTCCTGTGGATTGGGATCTGGAATCTATCCAGAGATATGGACTAAACGACTCTGAGGACTGCCGGAATGGATGGGTGTACGATACGTCACAGCAAAAGTCAACACTGGTTATAGAG TTTGACCTGGTATGTCACAGGAAAGAGCAGACAGAATTATGTCAGTCCATTTATATGCTTGGGCTCCTTCTTGGATCTATTATATTTGGTCACTTAGGAGACAG GAGTGGGAGGCGCCCAGTTATATTAATCTCCACTTTATTGATGTTGGCTTTTGGTCTTGGAGCTGCATTTGTTGCAGAATTTTATGTATTTATGGTGCTGAGATGTTTTGTGGGTATCGCTATGGCTGGGATCCTGATTAACAATGTAGTACTAG TTGCTGAATGGGTGGGACCATCACAACGTGCTTACGCCACGATCACTGGCCATGTATGCTTCGCAATAGGACTGATGGTGCTGGCTGGAATTGGATATGCTATACGGAACTGGAGGTTACTACAGATCGCTTGCGCTGCACCGACAGCTTTATTGGTCTTTTATATTTG GTTTGCAAACAGTTTAGTGTATTACGGCCTCAGTCTAAATGTAGGAAGCTTTGGGCTCAACATTTATCTTACTCAGCTCATATTTGGAGCTGTTGAAATTCCTGCACGTATTGGATCTATGTTCACCGCGCAATTTTTTGGAAGAAGGTTGAGTCAATCATTATTTCTTTTATTGGGAGGAACTGCTTGTCTCATTATCACTGCAATACCAAAAC AGTTATCTGTCGGGATCACTGTGCTGGCAGTAATTGGAAAATTTGCAACTGCGTCTTCCTACTCAATTTGTTATATATATGCTGCTGAGTTATTTCCCACAATAATAAG GCAGAATGGAGTAGGGCTTTGCTCTATGACAGCTCGACTAGCTGGGATCATAGCACCACTCATTAGTCTTCTGGACAAATATCATCCGGCTATACCAATGGCCATTTATGGAAGTGGGCCTATTATCGGGGGTCTTTTTTGCTTCCTTTTACCAGAGACACTGGGCAAGAATCTACAGGATCATACATTTGAAGTCAATAATATTCCAAG GTCAGACAGTTTGCCAAAGGACAACTTAAGTAATTCACACACACTAAATGGTGAATCGGAGGAGAAGAAGAGCACCCAGTTATAA
- the LOC138641949 gene encoding solute carrier family 22 member 13-like isoform X1 has translation MTLNQMTMTDFGEILKNVGEFGRFQKFLVFMLCFLNFFNAFYMFGQVFMAISVPHHCNTSWILENSPNITEEDQLNLTIPRTEHGSYEQCVMYTPVDWDLESIQRYGLNDSEDCRNGWVYDTSQQKSTLVIEFDLVCHRKEQTELCQSIYMLGLLLGSIIFGHLGDRSGRRPVILISTLLMLAFGLGAAFVAEFYVFMVLRCFVGIAMAGILINNVVLVAEWVGPSQRAYATITGHVCFAIGLMVLAGIGYAIRNWRLLQIACAAPTALLVFYIWFLPESPRWLLTKGKNEKAKDLLQKAARMNKRELPEHILKQLKEEKKAKSSNMIDLFRNPTLRKRTLIMCLVWFANSLVYYGLSLNVGSFGLNIYLTQLIFGAVEIPARIGSMFTAQFFGRRLSQSLFLLLGGTACLIITAIPKQLSVGITVLAVIGKFATASSYSICYIYAAELFPTIIRQNGVGLCSMTARLAGIIAPLISLLDKYHPAIPMAIYGSGPIIGGLFCFLLPETLGKNLQDHTFEVNNIPRSDSLPKDNLSNSHTLNGESEEKKSTQL, from the exons ATGACTTTGAATCAGATGACAATGACAGACTTTGGTGAAATCCTAAAAAATGTTGGGGAATTTGGTCGTTTTCAGAAATTTTTGGTATTCATGTTGTGTTTCCTTAATTTTTTCAATGCCTTCTATATGTTTGGACAAGTATTTATGGCAATCTCTGTACCTCACCACTGCAACACCAGCTGGATCCTGGAGAACAGCCCCAATATCACCGAGGAGGACCAGCTGAATTTAACCATCCCACGTACTGAACACGGAAGCTATGAGCAATGTGTCATGTACACTCCTGTGGATTGGGATCTGGAATCTATCCAGAGATATGGACTAAACGACTCTGAGGACTGCCGGAATGGATGGGTGTACGATACGTCACAGCAAAAGTCAACACTGGTTATAGAG TTTGACCTGGTATGTCACAGGAAAGAGCAGACAGAATTATGTCAGTCCATTTATATGCTTGGGCTCCTTCTTGGATCTATTATATTTGGTCACTTAGGAGACAG GAGTGGGAGGCGCCCAGTTATATTAATCTCCACTTTATTGATGTTGGCTTTTGGTCTTGGAGCTGCATTTGTTGCAGAATTTTATGTATTTATGGTGCTGAGATGTTTTGTGGGTATCGCTATGGCTGGGATCCTGATTAACAATGTAGTACTAG TTGCTGAATGGGTGGGACCATCACAACGTGCTTACGCCACGATCACTGGCCATGTATGCTTCGCAATAGGACTGATGGTGCTGGCTGGAATTGGATATGCTATACGGAACTGGAGGTTACTACAGATCGCTTGCGCTGCACCGACAGCTTTATTGGTCTTTTATATTTG GTTTCTTCCAGAATCTCCCCGTTGGCTTCTAACCAAAGGCAAAAATGAAAAAGCCAAAGATCTCCTCCAGAAAGCAGCACGAATGAACAAACGGGAGTTACCAGAACATATACTGAAGCAG ttaaaagaagaaaaaaaggcaaaatctAGCAACATGATAGATCTGTTTAGGAACCCAACTCTGAGAAAAAGAACGCTCATTATGTGTTTGGTATG GTTTGCAAACAGTTTAGTGTATTACGGCCTCAGTCTAAATGTAGGAAGCTTTGGGCTCAACATTTATCTTACTCAGCTCATATTTGGAGCTGTTGAAATTCCTGCACGTATTGGATCTATGTTCACCGCGCAATTTTTTGGAAGAAGGTTGAGTCAATCATTATTTCTTTTATTGGGAGGAACTGCTTGTCTCATTATCACTGCAATACCAAAAC AGTTATCTGTCGGGATCACTGTGCTGGCAGTAATTGGAAAATTTGCAACTGCGTCTTCCTACTCAATTTGTTATATATATGCTGCTGAGTTATTTCCCACAATAATAAG GCAGAATGGAGTAGGGCTTTGCTCTATGACAGCTCGACTAGCTGGGATCATAGCACCACTCATTAGTCTTCTGGACAAATATCATCCGGCTATACCAATGGCCATTTATGGAAGTGGGCCTATTATCGGGGGTCTTTTTTGCTTCCTTTTACCAGAGACACTGGGCAAGAATCTACAGGATCATACATTTGAAGTCAATAATATTCCAAG GTCAGACAGTTTGCCAAAGGACAACTTAAGTAATTCACACACACTAAATGGTGAATCGGAGGAGAAGAAGAGCACCCAGTTATAA
- the LOC138641949 gene encoding solute carrier family 22 member 13-like isoform X3: MTLNQMTMTDFGEILKNVGEFGRFQKFLVFMLCFLNFFNAFYMFGQVFMAISVPHHCNTSWILENSPNITEEDQLNLTIPRTEHGSYEQCVMYTPVDWDLESIQRYGLNDSEDCRNGWVYDTSQQKSTLVIEFDLVCHRKEQTELCQSIYMLGLLLGSIIFGHLGDRSGRRPVILISTLLMLAFGLGAAFVAEFYVFMVLRCFVGIAMAGILINNVVLVAEWVGPSQRAYATITGHVCFAIGLMVLAGIGYAIRNWRLLQIACAAPTALLVFYIWFLPESPRWLLTKGKNEKAKDLLQKAARMNKRELPEHILKQLKEEKKAKSSNMIDLFRNPTLRKRTLIMCLVWFANSLVYYGLSLNVGSFGLNIYLTQLIFGAVEIPARIGSMFTAQFFGRRLSQSLFLLLGGTACLIITAIPKQLSVGITVLAVIGKFATASSYSICYIYAAELFPTIIRME, encoded by the exons ATGACTTTGAATCAGATGACAATGACAGACTTTGGTGAAATCCTAAAAAATGTTGGGGAATTTGGTCGTTTTCAGAAATTTTTGGTATTCATGTTGTGTTTCCTTAATTTTTTCAATGCCTTCTATATGTTTGGACAAGTATTTATGGCAATCTCTGTACCTCACCACTGCAACACCAGCTGGATCCTGGAGAACAGCCCCAATATCACCGAGGAGGACCAGCTGAATTTAACCATCCCACGTACTGAACACGGAAGCTATGAGCAATGTGTCATGTACACTCCTGTGGATTGGGATCTGGAATCTATCCAGAGATATGGACTAAACGACTCTGAGGACTGCCGGAATGGATGGGTGTACGATACGTCACAGCAAAAGTCAACACTGGTTATAGAG TTTGACCTGGTATGTCACAGGAAAGAGCAGACAGAATTATGTCAGTCCATTTATATGCTTGGGCTCCTTCTTGGATCTATTATATTTGGTCACTTAGGAGACAG GAGTGGGAGGCGCCCAGTTATATTAATCTCCACTTTATTGATGTTGGCTTTTGGTCTTGGAGCTGCATTTGTTGCAGAATTTTATGTATTTATGGTGCTGAGATGTTTTGTGGGTATCGCTATGGCTGGGATCCTGATTAACAATGTAGTACTAG TTGCTGAATGGGTGGGACCATCACAACGTGCTTACGCCACGATCACTGGCCATGTATGCTTCGCAATAGGACTGATGGTGCTGGCTGGAATTGGATATGCTATACGGAACTGGAGGTTACTACAGATCGCTTGCGCTGCACCGACAGCTTTATTGGTCTTTTATATTTG GTTTCTTCCAGAATCTCCCCGTTGGCTTCTAACCAAAGGCAAAAATGAAAAAGCCAAAGATCTCCTCCAGAAAGCAGCACGAATGAACAAACGGGAGTTACCAGAACATATACTGAAGCAG ttaaaagaagaaaaaaaggcaaaatctAGCAACATGATAGATCTGTTTAGGAACCCAACTCTGAGAAAAAGAACGCTCATTATGTGTTTGGTATG GTTTGCAAACAGTTTAGTGTATTACGGCCTCAGTCTAAATGTAGGAAGCTTTGGGCTCAACATTTATCTTACTCAGCTCATATTTGGAGCTGTTGAAATTCCTGCACGTATTGGATCTATGTTCACCGCGCAATTTTTTGGAAGAAGGTTGAGTCAATCATTATTTCTTTTATTGGGAGGAACTGCTTGTCTCATTATCACTGCAATACCAAAAC AGTTATCTGTCGGGATCACTGTGCTGGCAGTAATTGGAAAATTTGCAACTGCGTCTTCCTACTCAATTTGTTATATATATGCTGCTGAGTTATTTCCCACAATAATAAG AATGGAGTAG